The following proteins are encoded in a genomic region of Oryza brachyantha chromosome 11, ObraRS2, whole genome shotgun sequence:
- the LOC102722623 gene encoding transcription factor BHLH089-like — MAHDGFLGGGFHALQAPWPLPLPFDAAALQAQLMSGGWEDESALSSLVSSPATTGRGGDVHEGALMEELASRLGSVCGGGLGGGGVPSPPSSRYASCYGSPVSSPASRPAPSLLAAADSMVAERAARMSCLAAAGVGPSGGKLSRVASSHSLLAEPAPADGGGVQQVPASDGSSSDAPCRKRKAPGAKGKGKDGATATALTKLPEPEKKAKKCKLSADATANQDTKPLAGEAGHAGNGKGKDVAVEPPKDYIHVRARRGQATDSHSLAERVRREKISERMKLLQDLVPGCNKVTGKAVMLDEIINYVQSLQRQVEFLSMKLSTVNPQLDFDVDNFLPKDQPSEPSLPAPLSLPPPQPPLSYSPECATPAAIGYSPSQGTAMQSVVASTKGFEMAPTFASHGIPAPSSLDAFHSANSQAGSCMQMWEDDLQSVVQMGFRGNAA, encoded by the exons ATGGCGCACGACGGCTTCCTCGGAGGAGGCTTCCACGCGCTGCAGGCGCCgtggccgctgccgctgccgttcgacgccgccgcgctgcaggCCCAGCTCATGTCAGGAGGGTGGGAGGACGAGTCGGCGCTGAGCTCGCTCGTGTCGTCGCCCGCCACCaccgggcgcggcggcgacgtgcaCGAGGGCGCGCTCATGGAGGAGCTGGCGAGCCGGCTCGGCAGCgtgtgcggcggcgggctcggcgggggcggggtgccgtcgccgccgtcgtcgcggtaCGCGTCGTGCTACGGCTCGCCGGTGAGCTCCCCGGCGAGCAGGCCCGCGCCGTCTctgctcgccgcggcggactCCATGGTCGCGGAGCGCGCCGCGCGGATGTCGTGcctggcggcggccggtgtcGGGCCTAGCGGCGGGAAGCTCTCGCGCGTGGCGAGCAGCCATTCCCTCCTCGCGGAGCCTgcgccggcggacggcggcggcgtccagcAAGTGCCGGCGAGCGATGGGTCGAGCAGCGACGCTCCCTGCCGGAAGCGGAAGGCGCCCGGCGCCAAGGGCAAAGGGAAGGAcggagcgacggcgacggccttGACAAAG TTGCCGGAGCCGGAGAAGAAGGCCAAGAAATGCAAGCTCTCCGCTGACGCCACGGCAAACCAGGACACGAAACCactcgccggcgaggccggacACGCCGGCAATGGCAAGGGGAaggacgtcgccgtcgagccgCCCAAGGACTACATCCACGTgcgcgcccgccgcggccAGGCCACCGACAGCCACAGCCTCGCCGAGCGG GTGAGGAGAGAAAAGATCAGCGAGCGCATGAAGCTGCTTCAAGACCTCGTGCCTGGCTGCAACAAG GTGACAGGCAAGGCGGTGATGCTTGACGAGATCATAAACTACGTCCAGTCGTTGCAacggcaggtggag TTCTTGTCAATGAAGCTTTCCACTGTCAACCCACAGCTGGATTTCGACGTCGACAATTTCCTCCCAAAAGAT CAGCCCAGCGAGCCCAGCTTGCCGGCGCCGTTGTCGCTGCCACCACCGCAGCCACCGCTGTCCTACTCACCGGAATGCGCAACCCCGGCGGCGATCGGCTACTCGCCCTCGCAAGGGACGGCAATGCAGAGCGTGGTGGCAAGCACCAAAGGCTTCGAAATGGCGCCGACGTTTGCAAGCCATGGAATCCCAGCTCCATCATCACTGGATGCGTTTCACAGTGCTAATTcacag GCAGGGAGCTGCATGCAGATGTGGGAGGACGACCTGCAGAGCGTGGTTCAGATGGGGTTCAGAGGCAATGCTGCATGA